The following are from one region of the Stanieria cyanosphaera PCC 7437 genome:
- the proC gene encoding pyrroline-5-carboxylate reductase, which produces MSSKSSKIHFGMIGGGVMGEAILSRLIRQGIYAAENILISEPQAERRSLLQQQYQVQVSSDNQAAAEAEEILLLAIKPQILSKVVAQLAPTTFSNSHPLIISILAGVPLSKLESAFPDQSVIRVMPNTPATVGAGMTAIATGKNVTVEELNKAKNIFTAIGEVVEVPEYLMDAVTGLSGSGPAYVALMIEALADGGVAAGLPRAIASQLAIQTVFGTAKLLQESQLHPGELKDRVSSPGGTTIAGVAALEKAGFRSALIEAVLAAYHRSQELGQ; this is translated from the coding sequence ATGAGTTCCAAAAGTAGCAAAATTCATTTTGGTATGATTGGTGGTGGGGTAATGGGAGAAGCCATTTTATCCCGCCTCATTCGTCAAGGAATTTATGCTGCTGAGAATATTTTGATCAGTGAACCACAAGCAGAACGAAGAAGTTTACTTCAACAACAGTATCAGGTTCAAGTAAGCAGCGATAATCAAGCTGCTGCTGAGGCAGAAGAAATATTATTACTAGCCATTAAACCGCAAATTTTAAGCAAGGTAGTTGCTCAATTAGCCCCAACGACATTTAGTAATTCTCATCCTTTAATCATTTCAATTCTCGCTGGTGTTCCTCTCAGTAAACTAGAATCAGCTTTTCCTGATCAGTCTGTAATTCGGGTAATGCCCAATACTCCTGCTACTGTCGGTGCAGGAATGACTGCGATCGCGACAGGAAAAAATGTTACAGTCGAAGAATTAAATAAAGCAAAAAATATTTTTACTGCCATTGGGGAAGTAGTAGAAGTCCCAGAATATTTGATGGATGCAGTGACAGGATTATCAGGATCTGGCCCTGCTTATGTAGCTTTGATGATCGAAGCTTTAGCTGATGGTGGAGTAGCAGCAGGATTACCTAGAGCGATCGCATCTCAATTAGCTATTCAAACCGTTTTTGGTACAGCTAAACTACTACAAGAATCACAACTTCATCCAGGCGAATTAAAAGATCGAGTCAGTAGTCCAGGAGGGACAACTATTGCGGGAGTAGCAGCTTTAGAAAAAGCTGGTTTTCGTTCGGCATTAATCGAAGCTGTTTTAGCTGCCTATCATCGTTCCCAGGAATTAGGACAATAA
- a CDS encoding cell division protein SepF produces the protein MWNKIKDIMGINEEQYDQDRYDYEEYLPEQEGMEASNYSDNYEQIQPNFNQEMLENYSNNRRPEPKKSVEKMPKNNVIGMPGLTNGISEVVVIEPHTFEEMPQVIQALRERRSVILNLNVMNPEEAQRAVDFIAGGTFAMDGHQERVGESIFLFTPSCVKVSTLSGIIHNVTETPESRVRQTPNNVIDHWGESTAMAQ, from the coding sequence ATGTGGAATAAAATTAAAGACATAATGGGAATCAACGAAGAACAGTACGATCAAGATAGATACGACTACGAAGAATATCTCCCTGAACAAGAGGGCATGGAAGCTAGTAATTACTCAGATAATTATGAGCAAATCCAACCCAATTTTAATCAAGAAATGCTCGAAAATTATTCCAATAATCGCCGACCTGAACCTAAAAAATCGGTAGAAAAAATGCCCAAAAATAATGTAATTGGGATGCCTGGATTGACAAATGGAATTTCTGAAGTAGTGGTAATTGAACCCCATACTTTTGAAGAAATGCCCCAAGTCATTCAAGCATTAAGAGAACGTAGATCTGTTATTTTAAATCTTAATGTAATGAATCCAGAAGAAGCACAACGGGCAGTTGACTTTATTGCTGGTGGTACGTTTGCAATGGACGGTCATCAGGAAAGAGTAGGAGAAAGTATTTTTCTCTTTACGCCTAGTTGTGTCAAAGTTAGTACACTTTCTGGCATAATTCATAATGTAACTGAAACTCCTGAAAGTCGAGTTCGTCAAACTCCCAACAATGTGATCGACCATTGGGGTGAATCGACTGCTATGGCTCAATAA
- a CDS encoding secondary thiamine-phosphate synthase enzyme YjbQ: protein MPIINEYIELETQPEINIHNLTPIVKKILANTSIKNGYVIVCCHHTTTAIAVNEYEERLLEDLKVYLNKLAPATDRYLHNDLHLRDVPPDEPINAHSHLLAMTLNNSEIIPVIDSNLALGTWQSILFFELDGPRRRKILVQINGE from the coding sequence ATGCCCATTATTAACGAATATATTGAGCTAGAAACCCAACCAGAAATTAATATTCATAACTTAACCCCAATTGTTAAGAAAATCTTGGCAAATACTTCAATTAAAAATGGTTATGTTATCGTTTGTTGTCATCATACAACTACTGCAATCGCAGTTAATGAATATGAAGAAAGATTATTAGAAGATCTAAAAGTCTATCTCAACAAATTAGCTCCAGCTACAGATCGATATTTACATAATGATTTACATCTTCGAGATGTTCCACCTGATGAACCGATCAATGCTCATTCTCATCTCCTAGCGATGACACTTAATAACAGTGAAATTATTCCTGTGATCGATAGCAATCTAGCTTTAGGAACTTGGCAATCAATTTTATTTTTTGAATTAGATGGCCCTCGTCGAAGAAAAATTTTAGTTCAAATTAATGGAGAATAG
- a CDS encoding ABC transporter ATP-binding protein has product MGQELAIATYGLTKRFDRYMAVNEVDLRILPGEVYGLIGPNGAGKTTLIRMLAIAEEPTKGEIYINGERILRDDSNPEIKQRLGYLPDDFPLYDDLNVWDYLDYFARLYRLKQPYRHRRLYEVLELVQLENKRNSIISSLSRGMKQRLSLARTIIHEPILLLLDEPVSGLDPIARMQFRQIIKVLQEAGMTILISSHVLSDLAELCTSVGIMELGFLVESASLKELYRRLSRQQIIVGSLGDLQLLSGELSKNSLVEGWEIIAGTNRLKVNFSGGEIESADLLRELIQADISVTEFHCLQEDLESIFLNLGHQQAS; this is encoded by the coding sequence ATGGGGCAAGAATTAGCGATCGCAACCTATGGACTGACCAAAAGATTTGACCGATACATGGCGGTAAATGAAGTCGATTTGCGGATTTTACCAGGAGAAGTTTATGGTTTGATCGGACCTAATGGTGCAGGAAAAACTACTTTAATTAGGATGTTAGCGATCGCAGAAGAACCCACAAAAGGTGAAATTTACATTAATGGAGAACGTATTTTAAGGGATGATAGTAATCCTGAGATCAAACAACGTTTAGGCTATCTTCCTGATGATTTTCCTCTGTATGATGATTTAAATGTTTGGGATTATTTGGATTATTTCGCTAGGCTTTATCGTCTCAAGCAGCCTTATCGTCACCGTCGACTATATGAAGTATTGGAGTTAGTTCAACTAGAAAATAAACGCAATAGTATTATTTCCAGTCTATCGCGGGGAATGAAACAACGCCTTAGTTTAGCTAGAACTATTATTCACGAACCAATTTTATTGCTATTAGATGAACCTGTTTCTGGTTTAGATCCGATTGCCCGAATGCAGTTTCGACAAATTATCAAAGTTTTGCAAGAAGCAGGCATGACAATTCTGATTTCATCTCATGTTCTTAGCGACTTGGCAGAATTATGTACTTCAGTGGGCATAATGGAGTTAGGTTTTTTGGTAGAAAGTGCTTCTTTAAAAGAACTATATCGACGTTTATCTCGTCAACAGATTATTGTTGGTAGTTTAGGAGATTTGCAGCTACTTTCTGGCGAACTAAGTAAAAATTCTTTAGTAGAAGGATGGGAAATAATAGCAGGAACAAACCGCTTAAAAGTTAATTTTTCGGGAGGAGAAATAGAAAGTGCCGATCTATTACGAGAACTTATTCAAGCAGATATTTCTGTAACTGAGTTTCATTGTTTACAAGAAGATTTAGAAAGTATTTTTCTTAACCTAGGACATCAACAAGCTTCTTAA
- a CDS encoding ABC transporter permease, with protein sequence MMHNFLEWNPQLFREIKGRLKTRNVVIVALLAIATQFFIGLIYFSQLPSSEPKFDQYSRYCFKVVDPYYRNHYGCETDLVGNWMINWQLLWLDIFITLSVVGIFGLLIVGTYLLIADVTQEESRGTLNFIRLTPQSATSILLGKLLGVPILLYLFVLVALPFNFIAGLGAKIPISLLLAFDGVIVASCAFFYSFALLFSLLNSKLPGFKPWVGSGVVLFFLFVTNTIIFNSYSVSNTPGDWLTLFHPGIVLPYLVDATYLPSQDVYSLDIENIAELLFYGQTFWHKASSGIGLVLLNYCLWTYWLWQGLKRRFHNPVSTLLSKSQSYWFTGCFTAVALGFTLQTTEEYRLFENFSMLQCFLVVMFLGLIAVLSPHRQTLQDWARYRHQLKKEGKFLWQELIFGEKSPSTVAIAINLLIAMIYIIPSLFLFPFENKTLPAFWGLILTTNMILFYTAIAQWLLTIKTPRRAIWAAVSIFTLIVLPPFILGITRLDPHSSPAIWLFTFIPTVATKYTTMSTVIVAILGQWLAIALVSLQMTRQLRQAGASETKILLSQVN encoded by the coding sequence ATGATGCATAATTTTTTAGAATGGAATCCTCAATTATTCCGCGAGATTAAAGGCAGACTAAAAACCAGAAATGTTGTTATTGTTGCTTTACTTGCGATCGCTACTCAATTTTTTATTGGTTTGATTTATTTTAGTCAGCTACCTAGTAGTGAGCCTAAATTTGATCAATATAGTCGTTATTGTTTTAAAGTAGTAGACCCATATTATCGCAATCATTATGGTTGTGAAACCGATTTAGTTGGTAATTGGATGATTAATTGGCAACTATTATGGTTAGATATTTTTATTACTTTAAGTGTAGTAGGGATTTTTGGTTTATTAATTGTCGGCACTTATTTATTAATTGCTGACGTAACTCAAGAAGAAAGTAGAGGAACTTTAAACTTTATTCGTTTAACTCCTCAGTCTGCTACAAGTATTTTACTAGGAAAACTTTTAGGAGTACCTATTCTACTTTATTTATTTGTTTTAGTTGCTCTACCTTTTAATTTTATAGCAGGTTTAGGTGCAAAAATTCCAATCAGTTTATTGTTGGCTTTTGATGGAGTTATTGTTGCTAGTTGTGCTTTCTTTTATAGTTTTGCTCTACTATTTAGCTTGCTCAATAGTAAATTACCAGGATTTAAACCTTGGGTAGGCAGTGGCGTAGTTTTATTTTTTCTCTTTGTAACTAATACAATTATTTTCAATAGTTATTCGGTTAGTAATACACCAGGAGATTGGTTAACTTTATTTCATCCTGGCATAGTTTTACCTTATTTAGTAGACGCTACTTATTTACCCAGTCAAGATGTTTATTCTTTAGATATAGAAAACATTGCCGAGTTATTATTTTATGGACAAACTTTTTGGCATAAAGCTAGTTCGGGAATAGGGTTAGTTTTATTAAATTATTGTTTATGGACTTATTGGTTATGGCAAGGATTAAAACGTCGTTTTCATAATCCTGTTAGTACCTTACTTAGTAAATCACAAAGTTATTGGTTTACTGGTTGTTTTACCGCAGTCGCCTTAGGGTTTACTCTTCAAACTACTGAAGAATATCGTTTATTTGAAAACTTTTCTATGTTGCAATGTTTCCTGGTAGTTATGTTTCTAGGATTAATTGCAGTTTTAAGCCCCCATCGTCAAACCTTACAAGACTGGGCGCGTTACCGTCATCAACTGAAAAAAGAAGGTAAATTTCTCTGGCAAGAATTAATCTTTGGTGAAAAAAGTCCCTCTACAGTAGCGATTGCTATTAATTTATTAATTGCGATGATTTATATTATCCCTAGTTTATTTCTTTTTCCCTTTGAGAACAAAACTTTACCTGCATTTTGGGGACTGATACTGACAACTAATATGATTTTATTTTATACTGCGATCGCACAATGGCTGTTAACAATCAAAACACCAAGAAGAGCAATTTGGGCTGCCGTCAGTATCTTTACTTTAATTGTTTTACCACCATTTATTCTAGGTATTACCCGTCTTGATCCCCACTCTTCCCCTGCAATCTGGTTGTTTACCTTTATCCCAACCGTTGCCACCAAATACACCACCATGTCTACTGTCATTGTAGCTATTTTAGGACAATGGCTCGCGATCGCATTAGTTAGTTTACAAATGACTCGACAATTACGTCAAGCAGGTGCATCAGAAACAAAAATCTTGTTGTCTCAAGTGAATTAA
- a CDS encoding S8 family peptidase, with product MKRILLLGLFIIGLGFALFNFSGMANRGEFESIIIDFREDIPTINVSQELSAIAQKYQQQPTLNSIFSINDHVYIVEGDRKLLKQLKKSSLKQKTEYIEPNYIYQALEVPNDPEYPKQWNFRSINIEQAWDETKGTGITVAVIDTGVTKVPDLKITKFTEGYDFVNDRTEASDDNGHGTHVAGTIAQSTNNAYGVAGIAYESTIMPLKVLSGSGGGTVADIAEAIKFAADHNANVINLSLGGSGESNLLKEAVDYAYNKGVVVIAAAGNSNQNSAAYPARYPHVISVAATDSTGEKAPYSNYGAGVDISAPGGSETGKILQNTIDPSTGESVFVGFQGTSMAAPHVAGVAALVQASGVTEPAEVLKVLKQSARKLQEDPLNHFGAGHLDAGAAVKLALKGQITFKDFFRWLRDNGYLNPRFWIDGGAIALLPKIAMVLGSYLLAWVLRNYLPFNLSLQSGLIFGSSGLFFLQGLYVFDLPQWPMRLFGSSLPELGNTVVGSATFNPLFASVLIPFALISFLSGHQTLKWFAIGSSLGVAACLGISAVVDPAVWGLGSNAIAQGFLAINAILCFGLAYLASQGEKQKHKA from the coding sequence ATGAAAAGGATTTTATTACTCGGCTTATTTATTATCGGTTTAGGATTTGCGCTGTTTAACTTCTCAGGAATGGCAAATCGAGGCGAATTTGAATCGATCATCATTGACTTTCGGGAAGATATTCCTACTATTAATGTAAGTCAAGAACTTAGTGCGATCGCACAAAAATATCAGCAACAACCAACCCTCAATAGTATCTTTTCGATCAATGATCATGTTTATATAGTCGAAGGCGATCGCAAATTACTTAAACAACTTAAAAAATCATCTCTTAAACAAAAAACTGAATATATTGAACCTAACTATATCTATCAAGCTTTAGAAGTTCCAAACGATCCAGAATATCCCAAACAATGGAATTTTCGCAGTATTAACATCGAACAAGCTTGGGATGAAACTAAAGGAACGGGTATTACCGTAGCTGTCATAGACACAGGAGTAACGAAAGTTCCAGACTTAAAAATTACTAAATTTACAGAAGGTTACGATTTCGTCAACGATCGCACCGAAGCAAGTGATGATAATGGTCATGGTACTCATGTAGCTGGCACAATTGCTCAATCAACTAATAATGCTTATGGAGTAGCGGGAATTGCTTACGAATCAACGATCATGCCTCTCAAAGTTTTATCTGGTAGTGGTGGTGGTACAGTTGCTGATATCGCTGAAGCGATTAAATTTGCTGCTGATCACAATGCCAATGTGATTAATTTGAGTTTGGGTGGTAGTGGTGAAAGTAATTTACTCAAAGAAGCAGTTGATTATGCTTACAACAAAGGAGTAGTAGTAATTGCTGCTGCGGGTAATTCCAATCAAAATTCTGCTGCTTATCCTGCCCGTTATCCCCACGTTATTAGTGTTGCTGCTACCGATTCTACAGGAGAAAAAGCTCCTTATTCCAATTATGGTGCAGGTGTAGATATTTCTGCCCCTGGTGGTAGTGAAACAGGCAAAATTCTGCAAAACACCATCGATCCTAGTACAGGAGAATCAGTTTTTGTTGGTTTCCAAGGTACAAGTATGGCAGCACCTCATGTAGCTGGTGTAGCTGCTTTAGTTCAAGCTTCGGGTGTTACCGAACCTGCTGAAGTCTTAAAAGTTTTAAAACAATCTGCCCGTAAATTACAAGAAGATCCTCTCAATCACTTTGGGGCTGGTCATTTAGATGCAGGTGCAGCAGTAAAATTAGCCCTGAAAGGACAAATTACCTTCAAAGACTTTTTCCGTTGGTTAAGAGACAATGGCTATCTCAATCCCCGTTTTTGGATTGATGGAGGCGCGATCGCTTTATTACCTAAAATTGCGATGGTACTTGGTTCTTATTTACTAGCTTGGGTGTTACGCAACTATTTACCCTTCAATCTGAGTTTACAAAGTGGTTTAATTTTTGGTAGTTCGGGACTATTTTTCCTACAGGGATTATATGTCTTTGACTTACCTCAATGGCCGATGCGTTTATTTGGTAGTTCCTTACCAGAGTTGGGTAATACAGTCGTTGGTAGTGCAACTTTTAATCCACTCTTTGCCAGTGTTTTAATTCCTTTTGCTTTAATTAGTTTCTTGTCAGGACATCAAACCCTCAAATGGTTTGCAATTGGTTCTAGTTTAGGTGTAGCTGCTTGCTTGGGAATTAGTGCCGTAGTCGATCCTGCCGTTTGGGGACTAGGAAGTAATGCGATCGCACAAGGATTTTTAGCGATTAATGCCATTTTATGTTTTGGCTTGGCATATTTAGCTAGTCAAGGAGAAAAACAAAAACATAAAGCTTAA
- the sodX gene encoding nickel-type superoxide dismutase maturation protease, translating to MKTELPESSYRELLLWLLRKRRRFKVVGLSMVPLLQPGEQILVDPQAYLNTLPEIKDLVVAIHPYRSDLQIIKRVALVQEDGSCFLKGDNPKESTDSRSFGFISGEQILGKVTSRLP from the coding sequence ATGAAAACAGAATTACCAGAAAGTAGCTATCGAGAATTATTACTCTGGTTGTTGAGAAAAAGAAGAAGATTTAAAGTTGTCGGGCTGTCGATGGTTCCTTTACTTCAACCAGGAGAACAAATTCTAGTCGATCCTCAAGCTTATTTAAATACATTGCCTGAAATTAAAGATTTGGTGGTTGCCATTCATCCCTATCGTTCAGATTTACAGATTATAAAAAGAGTAGCCTTAGTTCAAGAAGATGGTAGTTGTTTTTTAAAAGGCGATAATCCAAAGGAAAGTACTGATAGTCGTTCTTTTGGTTTTATTTCTGGTGAACAAATTCTTGGTAAAGTAACTAGTCGTCTACCTTAA
- the sodN gene encoding superoxide dismutase, Ni produces MLKQAIAKIKTWLPVSEVHAHCDGPCGVYDPAAARITAEAVLSMTKKILDLEMPASGDKAANIAYQNTLSRYIAIKEEQAQKTKEELLILWTDYFKPVHLEKYPDLHDTFWKAAKLCSACKVEVNLEHANELMDAVQKIHQMFWATKDRDVNWYKAS; encoded by the coding sequence ATGTTGAAACAAGCTATTGCAAAAATCAAAACTTGGCTTCCTGTCTCTGAAGTTCATGCACACTGCGATGGACCTTGCGGTGTTTACGATCCTGCTGCTGCGCGCATTACTGCGGAAGCGGTACTCTCGATGACTAAAAAAATTCTCGATCTAGAGATGCCAGCTTCTGGGGATAAGGCAGCTAATATCGCTTATCAAAACACTTTATCTCGTTATATTGCGATTAAAGAAGAACAAGCGCAAAAAACCAAGGAAGAATTATTAATTCTTTGGACTGACTATTTCAAACCCGTACATTTGGAAAAATATCCCGATTTACATGATACTTTCTGGAAAGCAGCTAAACTCTGTTCTGCTTGTAAAGTTGAAGTTAATCTCGAACACGCTAATGAATTAATGGATGCTGTTCAAAAAATTCACCAAATGTTTTGGGCTACTAAAGACCGTGATGTTAATTGGTACAAAGCTAGCTAG